One Urocitellus parryii isolate mUroPar1 chromosome 14, mUroPar1.hap1, whole genome shotgun sequence DNA segment encodes these proteins:
- the Cfap97 gene encoding cilia- and flagella-associated protein 97 isoform X1, protein MDRFEDISEGEVDHSFFDSDFEEAAKKCESNLVVDKQNYDPKERIDKSTGNINLKFGIQNKCYLTEKGNERKAKLLSDEHLVKNDILQTSSSLTTSSGSKKLYDAATGHKIHLPIPSRIPKIVKEGEDDYYTDGEESSDDGKKHHVKSRSAKASNNFKKSMSKKYSKVSSSSSSLSSSSSSSGTDCSDAESDICKSHSRPSSRKPISGVTLLSPKQKYKSRIKSAGAQPYSSTKPKINDSPEESEDTVTDVTPLSTPDISPIQSFELGASNDQKIKVKRQENVSQEVYEDVEVLKNDSKHLKTARKGKEKCGPNLTPNSPDSDLDHRYKQKVLHDTMDLNHLLKAFLQLDKKVPQKHHFDQPSVVPRKNYSFTREEVRKIDRENQRLLKELSRQAEKPGSKSAIPRRSIGHPPKLYHSALNRQKEQQRIERENLALLKRLEAVKPTVGMKRSEQLMDYHRNMGYLNATPPSRQVRSALGQYSPLRGASRTSSATSGLSYKTERSAFDISSNPLLRPKPPNVRTAWL, encoded by the exons ATGGATCGGTTTGAAGATATATCAGAAGGTGAAGTAGACCATTCTTTCTTTGACAGTGACTTTGAAGAAGCAGCAAAGAAATGTGAAAGTAACTTAGTTGTGGACAAGCAAAATTATGATCCTAAAGAGAGAATAGATAAGAGCACAggaaatataaacttaaaatttggAATACAAAACAAATGTTATCTTACTGagaagggaaatgaaagaaaagcaaaacttctTTCAGACGAACATCTTGTAAAGAATGATATTTTGCAAACCAGTTCTTCATTGACCACTTCTTCAGGATCAAAAAAATTGTATGATGCTGCAACAGGTCATAAAATACACTTGCCCATTCCAAGTAGAATTCCCAAAATTGTAAAAGAAGGTGAAGATGATTACTATACTGATGGAGAAGAAAGCAGTGATGATGGGAAAAAACATCATGTAAAGTCCAGGTCAGCTAAAGCAtctaataacttcaaaaaaagcATGAGCAAAAAGTATTCCAAAGTtagttcctcttcctcttctttgtctTCCTCATCTTCAAGTTCAGGTACAGACTGTTCAGATGCAGAATCAGACATCTGTAAATCTCATTCGCGTCCATCATCAAGGAAACCTATATCTGGTGTAACCCTCTTATcaccaaaacagaaatataagTCAAGAATAAAATCAGCAGGAGCACAACCCTATTCAAGTACTAAGCCAAAAATCAATGACTCTCCAGAGGAATCTGAAGATACTGTGACAGATGTAACTCCTTTATCAACTCCAGACATTAGCCCTATTCAGTCTTTTGAATTGGGTGCATcaaatgaccaaaaaataaaagttaaaaggcaagaaaatgtGAGTCAAGAGGTATATGAAGATgttgaggttttaaaaaatgattcaaaacatttgaaaacagccaggaaagggaaagaaaaatgtggACCTAATCTCACCCCAAATTCACCGGATTCTGATTTAGATCATAGGTATAAACAGAAAGTCTTACATGACACAATGGATCTGAATCATCTCTTAAAAg CTTTTCTGCAGTTAGATAAAAAGGTACCTCAAAAACATCACTTTGATCAGCCTTCAGTAGTACCTAGAAAAAACTACTCTTTCACAAGAGAAGAGGTGCGAAAAATTGATCGGGAAAATCAGAGGCTTTTGAAAGAACTGTCAAGGCAGGCTGAGAAGCCCGGAAGCAAAAGTGCAATTCCCAGAAGATCAATTGGTCATCCCCCTAAGTTATATCATAGTGCTCTCAATAGACAGAAGGAACAACAAAGGATTGAAAGAGAAAATTTG GCTTTATTGAAAAGGCTTGAAGCTGTGAAGCCAACAGTTGGTATGAAACGCTCAGAACAGCTGATGGACTATCATCGTAATATGGGTTATCTCAACGCTACACCACCTTCCAGACAAGTGAGATCTGCACTTGGCCAATACAGCCCATTAA GAGGAGCTTCTAGGACATCCAGTGCTACCAGTGGTCTCAGTTATAAGACTGAGCGATCAGCTTTTGACATTTCCAGCAACCCGTTACTAAGACCTAAGCCCCCTAATGTCCGCACTGCTTGGTTATAA
- the Cfap97 gene encoding cilia- and flagella-associated protein 97 isoform X2, whose amino-acid sequence MDRFEDISEGEVDHSFFDSDFEEAAKKCESNLVVDKQNYDPKERIDKSTGNINLKFGIQNKCYLTEKGNERKAKLLSDEHLVKNDILQTSSSLTTSSGSKKLYDAATGHKIHLPIPSRIPKIVKEGEDDYYTDGEESSDDGKKHHVKSRSAKASNNFKKSMSKKYSKVSSSSSSLSSSSSSSGTDCSDAESDICKSHSRPSSRKPISGVTLLSPKQKYKSRIKSAGAQPYSSTKPKINDSPEESEDTVTDVTPLSTPDISPIQSFELGASNDQKIKVKRQENVSQEVYEDVEVLKNDSKHLKTARKGKEKCGPNLTPNSPDSDLDHRYKQKVLHDTMDLNHLLKAFLQLDKKVPQKHHFDQPSVVPRKNYSFTREEVRKIDRENQRLLKELSRQAEKPGSKSAIPRRSIGHPPKLYHSALNRQKEQQRIERENLA is encoded by the exons ATGGATCGGTTTGAAGATATATCAGAAGGTGAAGTAGACCATTCTTTCTTTGACAGTGACTTTGAAGAAGCAGCAAAGAAATGTGAAAGTAACTTAGTTGTGGACAAGCAAAATTATGATCCTAAAGAGAGAATAGATAAGAGCACAggaaatataaacttaaaatttggAATACAAAACAAATGTTATCTTACTGagaagggaaatgaaagaaaagcaaaacttctTTCAGACGAACATCTTGTAAAGAATGATATTTTGCAAACCAGTTCTTCATTGACCACTTCTTCAGGATCAAAAAAATTGTATGATGCTGCAACAGGTCATAAAATACACTTGCCCATTCCAAGTAGAATTCCCAAAATTGTAAAAGAAGGTGAAGATGATTACTATACTGATGGAGAAGAAAGCAGTGATGATGGGAAAAAACATCATGTAAAGTCCAGGTCAGCTAAAGCAtctaataacttcaaaaaaagcATGAGCAAAAAGTATTCCAAAGTtagttcctcttcctcttctttgtctTCCTCATCTTCAAGTTCAGGTACAGACTGTTCAGATGCAGAATCAGACATCTGTAAATCTCATTCGCGTCCATCATCAAGGAAACCTATATCTGGTGTAACCCTCTTATcaccaaaacagaaatataagTCAAGAATAAAATCAGCAGGAGCACAACCCTATTCAAGTACTAAGCCAAAAATCAATGACTCTCCAGAGGAATCTGAAGATACTGTGACAGATGTAACTCCTTTATCAACTCCAGACATTAGCCCTATTCAGTCTTTTGAATTGGGTGCATcaaatgaccaaaaaataaaagttaaaaggcaagaaaatgtGAGTCAAGAGGTATATGAAGATgttgaggttttaaaaaatgattcaaaacatttgaaaacagccaggaaagggaaagaaaaatgtggACCTAATCTCACCCCAAATTCACCGGATTCTGATTTAGATCATAGGTATAAACAGAAAGTCTTACATGACACAATGGATCTGAATCATCTCTTAAAAg CTTTTCTGCAGTTAGATAAAAAGGTACCTCAAAAACATCACTTTGATCAGCCTTCAGTAGTACCTAGAAAAAACTACTCTTTCACAAGAGAAGAGGTGCGAAAAATTGATCGGGAAAATCAGAGGCTTTTGAAAGAACTGTCAAGGCAGGCTGAGAAGCCCGGAAGCAAAAGTGCAATTCCCAGAAGATCAATTGGTCATCCCCCTAAGTTATATCATAGTGCTCTCAATAGACAGAAGGAACAACAAAGGATTGAAAGAGAAAATTTG GCTTGA